One stretch of Streptomyces peucetius DNA includes these proteins:
- a CDS encoding inorganic phosphate transporter translates to MEHITLLLAIVIVTALVFDFTNGFHDTANAMATTISTGALKPKTAVAMSAVLNLVGAFLSVEVAKTISSGLVDESGITPEVIFAALVGAILWNLLTWLVGLPSSSSHALMGGLIGATVASVGFAGVNGGVVVTKVLIPAVAAPVVAGLAAMLAARLTYRVDRNTDAKATAKGYRAGQIASAGLVSLAHGTNDAQKTMGIITLALVAGNVLAPGSNPPMWVIVSAGVAIALGTYLGGWRIIRTMGKGLTDLQPQQGFAAQTSAASVILASSNLGFSLSTTHSCSGAVMGAGLGRKGGVVRWSTATRMFVAWGLTLPAAGLVAAGSEFVTKQGDWGVAAVAVFLVASCIAIWFISRRQVVDHTNVNDVDTAADEPAGVVTTAIAAVTPPPAGDFKTTIPAPAEPESARTATV, encoded by the coding sequence ATGGAACACATCACACTGCTGCTCGCGATTGTGATCGTGACAGCGCTCGTGTTCGATTTCACGAACGGTTTCCACGACACCGCCAACGCGATGGCGACGACCATCTCGACCGGCGCACTGAAGCCCAAGACCGCGGTGGCCATGTCCGCCGTTCTGAACCTCGTCGGCGCTTTCCTCTCCGTGGAGGTCGCCAAGACCATCTCCAGCGGACTTGTCGACGAATCAGGCATCACACCTGAAGTCATCTTCGCGGCGCTCGTCGGCGCCATCCTATGGAACCTGCTCACCTGGCTGGTGGGCCTGCCGTCCAGTTCCTCGCACGCCCTCATGGGCGGTCTGATCGGCGCCACGGTCGCCTCGGTCGGCTTCGCCGGGGTCAACGGCGGCGTCGTCGTCACCAAGGTGCTCATCCCGGCCGTCGCGGCCCCGGTCGTGGCCGGCCTCGCCGCCATGCTGGCCGCCCGGCTGACGTACCGGGTCGACAGGAACACCGACGCGAAGGCCACCGCCAAGGGGTACCGCGCCGGGCAGATCGCCTCCGCCGGCCTCGTCTCCCTGGCCCACGGCACCAACGACGCCCAGAAGACGATGGGCATCATCACGCTGGCCCTTGTCGCCGGCAACGTCCTCGCCCCCGGGTCCAACCCTCCGATGTGGGTCATCGTCTCGGCCGGTGTGGCGATCGCGCTCGGCACCTACCTCGGCGGCTGGCGCATCATCCGCACCATGGGCAAGGGCCTCACGGACCTCCAGCCGCAGCAGGGCTTCGCCGCCCAGACCAGCGCGGCCAGCGTGATCCTCGCCTCCTCGAACCTCGGCTTCTCCCTGTCGACCACGCACTCCTGCTCCGGCGCCGTCATGGGCGCGGGCCTCGGCCGCAAGGGCGGCGTGGTCCGCTGGTCGACCGCCACCCGGATGTTCGTGGCCTGGGGCCTGACCCTGCCGGCCGCGGGCCTCGTCGCGGCGGGCTCCGAGTTCGTCACCAAGCAGGGTGACTGGGGTGTCGCGGCCGTCGCCGTCTTCCTCGTCGCCTCGTGCATCGCGATCTGGTTCATCTCGCGCCGCCAGGTCGTCGACCACACCAACGTCAACGACGTCGACACGGCGGCCGACGAGCCGGCGGGAGTCGTCACGACCGCCATCGCGGCCGTCACCCCGCCGCCCGCCGGCGACTTCAAGACCACGATCCCCGCCCCGGCCGAGCCCGAGTCGGCTCGTACGGCCACGGTGTAA
- a CDS encoding enoyl-CoA hydratase/isomerase family protein, translating into MTSLDPVLDKDGVRLTVEDTVATVTLTNPDKRNAQNFALWRALAQAGRSLPGDVRVVVLRGEGKSFSAGLDRQAFTPEGFDGEPSFIDLARGTDAEIDASIAEFQEAFTWWRRNDIITIAAVQGHAIGAGFQLALACDLRVVAQDVQFAMRETALGLVPDLTGTHPLVSLVGYARALEICATGRFVHAEEAERTGLANLVVPGEELDAAVRDLAAALLAAPRDAVIETKALLRGVADRSYDDQRAAERAAQGRRLRDLAGLAD; encoded by the coding sequence ATGACTTCGCTCGACCCCGTACTCGACAAGGACGGCGTACGGCTCACCGTCGAAGACACGGTCGCCACGGTGACCTTGACGAACCCGGACAAGCGCAACGCCCAGAACTTCGCGCTGTGGCGGGCGTTGGCGCAGGCCGGGCGGTCACTGCCGGGCGACGTGCGGGTCGTGGTGCTGCGTGGCGAGGGCAAGTCCTTCTCCGCCGGCCTCGACCGGCAGGCTTTCACGCCCGAAGGCTTCGACGGCGAGCCGTCCTTCATCGACCTGGCACGCGGCACCGACGCGGAGATCGACGCGTCGATCGCCGAGTTCCAGGAGGCGTTCACCTGGTGGCGCCGCAACGACATCATCACGATCGCGGCCGTCCAAGGGCATGCGATCGGAGCCGGCTTCCAGCTCGCCCTCGCCTGCGACCTGCGGGTCGTCGCGCAGGACGTGCAGTTCGCCATGCGCGAGACCGCCCTCGGTCTCGTCCCCGACCTCACCGGCACACATCCGCTGGTGTCCCTCGTCGGCTACGCCCGCGCCCTCGAGATCTGCGCGACCGGCCGCTTCGTGCACGCGGAGGAGGCCGAGCGCACCGGTCTCGCCAACCTCGTCGTGCCCGGCGAGGAACTGGACGCCGCGGTACGGGACCTGGCCGCGGCACTGCTCGCCGCGCCCCGTGACGCGGTGATCGAGACGAAGGCGCTGCTGAGGGGCGTGGCGGACCGCTCGTACGACGACCAGCGCGCTGCGGAGCGGGCGGCGCAGGGCCGACGCCTGCGGGACCTGGCGGGCCTCGCGGACTGA
- a CDS encoding class II aldolase/adducin family protein, translating to MTDEATGEATGEARRDEIEQAWRDLVDTARRTAAEGLVVGTSGNVSVRVGELVLVTPSGVPYERLTARDTVAVDLDGRQVLGDLEPTSELPLHLAVHRETGARAVVHTHAVHATAVSTLVPELPPIHYMTAALGGPVRVAPYALYGTQELARNMLHALRDRTACLLQNHGTVTYGDTLPQAYDRTAQLEWMCSVWLTASSVPGRTPSLLTPAQLAAASTCLATYGQPTP from the coding sequence ATGACTGATGAGGCGACCGGTGAAGCGACCGGTGAGGCACGGCGGGACGAGATCGAACAGGCGTGGCGGGACCTCGTGGACACCGCCCGCAGGACGGCGGCTGAAGGACTCGTCGTCGGCACATCGGGCAACGTCTCCGTACGGGTCGGCGAGCTCGTCCTCGTCACCCCTAGCGGAGTGCCGTACGAGCGGCTCACGGCGCGGGACACCGTCGCCGTCGACCTCGACGGCAGACAGGTCCTCGGTGACCTGGAACCCACCAGCGAGCTCCCGCTGCACCTGGCGGTCCACCGCGAGACCGGCGCCCGCGCCGTCGTGCACACCCACGCCGTGCATGCCACCGCGGTCTCCACGCTCGTCCCGGAGCTCCCGCCGATCCACTACATGACCGCCGCGCTCGGCGGCCCGGTCCGCGTCGCCCCCTACGCCCTCTACGGCACACAGGAGCTGGCCCGGAACATGCTCCACGCCCTGCGGGACCGTACGGCCTGCCTGCTGCAGAACCACGGGACCGTGACCTACGGCGACACCCTGCCCCAGGCGTACGACCGCACGGCGCAACTGGAGTGGATGTGCAGCGTCTGGCTGACGGCGTCGTCCGTCCCGGGCCGCACGCCGAGCCTGCTGACCCCGGCCCAGCTCGCGGCCGCGTCCACCTGCCTCGCCACGTACGGCCAACCGACCCCCTGA
- a CDS encoding Asp23/Gls24 family envelope stress response protein has protein sequence MTETPGRSLPTSSGNEQSGSTDAPRRPVGGKRLPEPGARGRTTIADGVVEKIAGLAARDVVGVHAMGGGLSRTFGAVRDRVGSGSSKSSATRGVKAEVGEVQTALDLEIVIDYGVSIADVARAVRENVVSAVERMTGLEVVEVNIAVGDVKLPDEEEEEPEPRLQ, from the coding sequence ATGACCGAAACACCTGGGCGCAGTCTGCCCACGTCATCCGGAAACGAGCAGTCGGGTTCCACCGATGCGCCCCGGAGGCCCGTCGGCGGCAAACGGCTTCCCGAGCCAGGGGCACGGGGGCGTACGACCATCGCCGACGGCGTGGTGGAGAAGATCGCCGGACTCGCCGCCAGGGACGTGGTCGGCGTCCACGCGATGGGCGGAGGCCTGTCCCGTACATTCGGCGCGGTGCGCGACCGGGTCGGCTCCGGCAGCAGCAAGTCCAGTGCCACGCGCGGAGTGAAGGCCGAGGTCGGTGAGGTGCAGACGGCACTCGACCTGGAGATCGTCATCGACTACGGCGTCTCCATCGCCGATGTCGCCCGCGCGGTCCGCGAGAACGTCGTCTCCGCCGTCGAGCGGATGACCGGCCTCGAAGTCGTCGAGGTCAACATCGCCGTCGGCGACGTGAAACTGCCCGATGAGGAAGAAGAAGAGCCGGAGCCGCGACTCCAGTAG
- a CDS encoding VOC family protein: MTQSPSICPTLVYADAKAAIRQLTEAFGFSEHAVYENEDGGVVHAELTYGNGMVMLGSKGTGSEFDKLMEGGGPTGVFVHVDDVDAHHGRAVEHGAEIVMPPTDQEYGSRDYMARDLEGNVWSFGTYAPGAAGAA; this comes from the coding sequence ATGACTCAGTCGCCGAGCATCTGTCCGACGCTGGTGTACGCGGACGCCAAGGCCGCGATCCGGCAGCTCACCGAAGCCTTCGGCTTCTCCGAACACGCGGTGTACGAGAACGAGGACGGCGGCGTGGTCCACGCCGAGCTGACGTACGGCAACGGCATGGTGATGCTGGGCAGCAAGGGCACCGGGAGCGAGTTCGACAAGCTCATGGAGGGTGGCGGGCCGACAGGTGTGTTCGTCCACGTCGACGACGTCGACGCGCACCACGGCAGAGCGGTGGAGCACGGCGCGGAGATCGTGATGCCCCCGACCGACCAGGAGTACGGATCGCGGGACTACATGGCCCGCGACCTCGAGGGCAACGTCTGGAGCTTCGGTACGTACGCGCCGGGGGCGGCGGGGGCCGCGTAG
- a CDS encoding alpha/beta hydrolase → MRPATATAAAVTTLIGVGAAAVAAGRYASHAALRGTRRPLPGDPRLTVHATAPGRIVLTRSLASLRPGTYGLEGTGVHAVVGPVLDGVPHDADTVVRRLVRVTEGVLQPGTRVRLTPQVHKGDPYAALGIEHSEVLVPGELGALPAWFVPGARATWVIAVHGLGTTREHTMNVFDFLLDQHFPVLSLAYRGDAGAPRPPDGLGHLGDSEWRDLDAAVRHAVRHGAERVIVHGWSVGASMALRTAANSGLRDRISGVVLDSPVLDWEATVRRLAAARRTPAPLLPLAVRAAQGRTGLHHDRLAEAVDPQTLGVPTLIFHGPDDSLAPWHRSRQLADRRPDLVTLHTVVQAPHAAMWNADPTRYQEVLRRFLTPLM, encoded by the coding sequence GTGCGCCCGGCTACAGCGACGGCAGCGGCCGTCACCACACTGATCGGCGTCGGCGCCGCCGCAGTCGCGGCAGGCCGCTACGCGAGCCACGCCGCGCTGCGCGGTACCCGACGGCCCCTGCCGGGCGACCCCCGGCTCACCGTCCACGCCACGGCCCCCGGCCGGATCGTGCTGACCCGCAGCCTGGCATCGCTGCGCCCCGGCACGTACGGACTCGAGGGGACGGGCGTCCACGCGGTCGTGGGACCGGTGCTCGACGGCGTCCCGCACGACGCGGACACGGTCGTACGCCGGCTCGTGCGCGTCACGGAGGGTGTCCTGCAGCCCGGCACCCGGGTCCGGCTCACCCCGCAGGTGCACAAGGGCGACCCCTACGCCGCGCTCGGCATCGAGCACTCCGAGGTCCTCGTCCCCGGTGAGCTCGGCGCGCTCCCCGCCTGGTTCGTACCCGGGGCGCGCGCCACCTGGGTCATCGCCGTGCACGGCCTCGGCACCACCCGGGAACACACCATGAACGTGTTCGACTTCCTGCTCGACCAGCACTTCCCGGTTCTGTCCCTCGCCTACCGGGGCGATGCCGGTGCTCCCCGGCCGCCGGACGGTCTGGGCCATCTCGGCGACTCCGAGTGGCGCGACCTCGACGCGGCCGTCCGGCACGCGGTCCGCCACGGCGCCGAGCGCGTCATCGTCCACGGCTGGTCCGTCGGCGCCTCGATGGCCCTGCGCACCGCCGCCAACTCCGGTCTGCGGGACCGGATCAGCGGCGTGGTGCTGGACTCGCCCGTGCTCGACTGGGAGGCGACCGTGCGCCGTCTGGCCGCTGCCCGCAGAACGCCCGCCCCGCTGCTGCCTCTGGCGGTGCGGGCCGCGCAGGGCCGCACCGGACTGCACCACGACCGGCTCGCCGAAGCCGTCGACCCCCAGACGCTGGGTGTGCCGACGCTGATCTTCCACGGCCCCGACGACTCCCTGGCGCCCTGGCACCGCTCACGCCAACTCGCCGACCGCCGACCCGATCTGGTCACCCTCCACACGGTCGTGCAGGCGCCGCACGCCGCCATGTGGAACGCCGACCCGACGAGGTACCAGGAAGTCCTCCGCCGCTTCCTCACTCCCCTCATGTAA
- the abc-f gene encoding ribosomal protection-like ABC-F family protein: MITASGIELRAGARVLIESASFRIAKGDRIGLVGRNGAGKTTLTKCLAGEGVPAGGAITRSGEVGYLPQDPRTGDLDVLARDRILSARGLDTLIRKMRQNEERIATGQGTTREKALRQYERQETEFLTKGGYAAEAEAATIAAALGLPDRVLGQPLHTLSGGQRRRVELARILFSDADTLLLDEPTNHLDADSIVWLRDYLKTYRGGFIVISHDVDLVETVVNKVFYLDANRAQIDVYNMGWKLYQAQREADEKRRKRERQNAEKKAAALNSQADKMRAKATKTVAAQNMARRAERLLAGLDEVRVADKVAKLRFPEPAPCGKTPLSAESLSKSYGSLEIFTDVDLAIDKGSRVVILGLNGAGKTTLLRLLAGVEQPDTGRVTPGHGLKLGYYAQEHETLDPDRTVLENMRSSAPDLDLVEVRKTLGSFLFSGDDVDKPAGVLSGGEKTRLALATLVVSSANVLLLDEPTNNLDPASREEILGALRTYKGAVILVTHDEGAVEALEPERIILLPDGVEDLWGADYADLVALA, encoded by the coding sequence GTGATCACCGCATCCGGTATCGAGCTGCGCGCCGGCGCGCGCGTTCTCATCGAATCCGCTTCCTTCCGCATCGCCAAGGGCGACCGCATCGGCCTCGTCGGCCGCAACGGAGCGGGCAAGACCACGCTCACCAAGTGCCTCGCGGGTGAGGGTGTCCCCGCCGGCGGCGCCATCACCCGGTCCGGCGAGGTCGGCTACCTTCCGCAGGACCCGCGCACCGGCGACCTCGACGTTCTCGCCCGCGACCGCATCCTCTCCGCCCGCGGCCTCGACACCCTGATCCGCAAGATGCGGCAGAACGAGGAGCGCATCGCCACCGGCCAGGGCACCACCCGTGAGAAGGCGCTGCGCCAGTACGAGCGCCAGGAGACCGAGTTCCTCACCAAGGGCGGGTACGCCGCTGAGGCGGAGGCCGCCACCATCGCCGCCGCGCTCGGCCTGCCCGACCGGGTGCTCGGCCAGCCGCTCCATACGCTCTCCGGCGGTCAGCGCCGCCGCGTCGAGCTCGCGCGCATCCTCTTCTCGGACGCCGACACCCTGCTGCTCGACGAGCCCACCAACCATCTGGACGCCGACTCGATCGTCTGGCTGCGCGACTATCTGAAGACCTATCGCGGCGGCTTCATCGTGATCTCCCACGACGTCGATCTCGTGGAGACCGTCGTCAACAAGGTCTTCTACCTCGACGCCAACCGGGCCCAGATCGACGTCTACAACATGGGCTGGAAGCTCTACCAGGCGCAGCGCGAGGCGGACGAGAAGCGCCGCAAGCGCGAACGGCAGAACGCCGAGAAGAAGGCCGCCGCCCTCAACTCGCAGGCCGACAAGATGCGCGCCAAGGCCACCAAGACCGTGGCCGCGCAGAACATGGCCCGCCGCGCCGAACGCCTGCTGGCCGGTCTCGACGAGGTCCGGGTCGCCGACAAGGTCGCCAAGCTCCGCTTCCCGGAGCCCGCGCCCTGCGGCAAGACGCCGCTCAGCGCGGAGAGCCTGTCCAAGTCGTACGGCTCGCTCGAGATCTTCACCGACGTGGACCTCGCGATCGACAAGGGCTCCCGCGTCGTCATCCTCGGCCTCAACGGCGCCGGCAAGACCACCCTGCTGCGCCTCCTCGCGGGCGTGGAGCAGCCGGACACCGGCCGGGTCACCCCGGGGCACGGCCTCAAGCTCGGCTACTACGCCCAGGAGCACGAGACCCTGGACCCCGACCGTACGGTCCTGGAGAACATGCGCTCCTCCGCGCCGGACCTCGACCTCGTCGAGGTCCGCAAGACGCTGGGCTCGTTCCTCTTCTCCGGCGACGACGTCGACAAGCCCGCCGGGGTGCTCTCCGGCGGCGAGAAGACCCGGCTCGCCCTGGCCACTCTCGTGGTCTCCTCCGCCAACGTCCTGCTGCTCGACGAGCCCACCAACAACCTCGACCCCGCCAGCCGCGAGGAGATCCTCGGGGCGCTGCGCACCTACAAGGGCGCGGTCATTCTCGTCACGCACGACGAGGGTGCGGTCGAGGCGCTCGAGCCCGAGCGGATCATCCTGCTCCCCGACGGTGTCGAGGACCTGTGGGGAGCGGACTACGCGGACCTGGTGGCGCTGGCCTGA
- a CDS encoding cobalamin biosynthesis protein, with the protein MRADRIFLYGAAAGLIGDRLLGDPRRGHPVAAFGRVAGAVERALWRDHRGRGVLHAAVCAGGAVAAAALAAHAVRRSPTASVALTAAATWAVVGGTTLGREAAAIGDALAAGDVEAARERLPHLCGRDPQALNEQQIARAVVESVAENTSDAVVGALVWGAVAGVPGLVGFRAVNTLDAMVGHKSPRHRRYGWASARLDDVAGWPGARLTAVLAAVCGPDPRGAVRAWRADAGKHPSPNAGPVEASFAGALGVRLGGTLSYGGRVEHRPVLGGTGRAVQFGDIERAVRLSRRVGAAALVVCTGARLAAGALKRRRT; encoded by the coding sequence GTGCGTGCCGACCGGATCTTCCTGTACGGCGCCGCAGCCGGCCTCATCGGCGACCGACTCCTCGGCGATCCCCGCCGGGGACATCCGGTCGCCGCGTTCGGGCGGGTCGCGGGCGCCGTCGAGCGTGCCCTGTGGCGTGACCACCGCGGCCGGGGCGTCCTGCACGCCGCCGTGTGCGCGGGCGGCGCCGTGGCCGCGGCGGCCCTGGCTGCCCACGCCGTACGCCGCTCCCCCACGGCCTCCGTCGCCCTGACCGCCGCGGCCACCTGGGCCGTCGTCGGAGGCACGACACTCGGGCGCGAGGCCGCGGCGATCGGTGACGCGCTGGCCGCCGGGGACGTCGAGGCGGCGCGGGAGCGGCTTCCGCATCTTTGCGGTCGGGACCCGCAGGCCCTGAACGAGCAGCAGATCGCGCGCGCCGTCGTCGAGTCCGTCGCCGAGAACACCTCCGACGCGGTCGTCGGTGCCCTCGTGTGGGGCGCCGTGGCGGGCGTGCCCGGGCTGGTGGGTTTCCGCGCGGTGAACACCCTGGACGCCATGGTCGGACACAAGTCGCCCCGACACCGGCGCTACGGCTGGGCGTCGGCCCGCCTGGACGATGTGGCCGGCTGGCCGGGCGCACGGCTGACCGCCGTGCTGGCGGCCGTCTGCGGGCCGGACCCGCGGGGCGCCGTACGGGCCTGGCGGGCCGACGCCGGCAAGCATCCGAGCCCCAACGCGGGCCCCGTGGAGGCGTCCTTCGCGGGCGCGCTCGGCGTGCGGCTGGGCGGGACCCTCTCGTACGGCGGGCGGGTCGAGCACCGGCCGGTGCTGGGCGGGACGGGACGGGCCGTGCAGTTCGGCGACATCGAGCGGGCCGTGCGGCTGTCGCGCCGGGTCGGGGCGGCGGCCCTGGTTGTCTGTACGGGCGCGCGGCTCGCGGCGGGAGCACTGAAGCGGAGGCGGACATGA
- a CDS encoding helix-turn-helix domain-containing protein, whose amino-acid sequence MAETLKKGSRVTGAARDKLAADLKKKYDSGASIRALAEETGRSYGFVHRMLSESGVVLRGRGGATRGKKAASA is encoded by the coding sequence GTGGCCGAGACTCTGAAGAAGGGCAGCCGGGTTACCGGCGCCGCGCGCGACAAGCTCGCGGCAGACCTGAAGAAGAAATACGACTCCGGTGCGAGCATCCGGGCGCTGGCCGAGGAAACCGGCCGCTCCTACGGATTCGTCCACCGGATGCTCAGTGAGTCCGGAGTCGTCCTGCGAGGACGTGGCGGAGCGACGCGAGGCAAGAAGGCTGCTTCGGCCTGA
- a CDS encoding cobyric acid synthase codes for MSGGLLVAGTTSDAGKSVVTAGICRWLVRQGVKVAPFKGQNMSLNSFVTREGAEIGRAQAMQAQAARVEPTALMNPVLLKPGSDRSSQVVLMGRPVGEMSAKGYHGNRQRELFEPVMACLEELRGTYDAVICEGAGSPAEINLRRTDIVNMGIARAARLPVLVVGDIDRGGVFAQFFGTTALLGPEDQSLVAGYLVNKFRGDVSLLEPGLDMLHGLTGRRTYGVLPYAHGLGIDEEDGLRVSLRGAVRESAVTAPVGEDVLRVAVCAVPLMSNFTDVDALAAEPGVVVRFVDRAEELVDADLVVVPGTRGTVRALAWLRERGLADALARRAAEGRPVLGICGGFQVLGERIEDDVESRAGEVEGLGLLPVRVRFAREKTLERPVGEALGEHVEGYEIHHGVAEVTGGEPFLDGCRVGTVWGTHWHGSLESDAFRRAFLREVAAQAGRRFVPAPDTSFGALREEQLDRLGDLIEEHADTEALLRLIEGGAPAGLPFVPPGAP; via the coding sequence ATGAGCGGTGGGCTGCTGGTCGCCGGGACCACCTCGGACGCGGGCAAGAGCGTCGTCACGGCCGGGATCTGCCGGTGGCTGGTGCGGCAGGGGGTGAAGGTCGCGCCCTTCAAGGGGCAGAACATGTCCCTCAATTCGTTCGTGACGCGTGAGGGCGCGGAGATCGGGCGGGCTCAGGCGATGCAGGCGCAGGCCGCGCGTGTGGAGCCGACGGCGCTGATGAATCCGGTGCTGCTCAAGCCCGGCAGCGACCGCTCCAGCCAGGTGGTGCTGATGGGCAGGCCCGTCGGTGAGATGAGCGCCAAGGGCTACCACGGGAACCGGCAACGAGAGCTGTTCGAGCCCGTCATGGCATGCCTGGAGGAGCTGCGGGGCACGTACGACGCCGTGATCTGTGAAGGGGCGGGCAGTCCGGCCGAGATCAATCTGCGGCGCACGGACATCGTGAACATGGGCATCGCGCGGGCGGCCCGGCTGCCGGTGCTGGTGGTCGGCGACATCGACCGGGGCGGGGTGTTCGCGCAGTTCTTCGGTACGACGGCGCTGCTGGGCCCCGAGGACCAGTCGCTCGTGGCGGGCTATCTGGTCAACAAGTTCCGCGGTGACGTGTCGCTGCTCGAGCCGGGGCTCGACATGCTGCACGGCCTCACCGGGCGGCGCACCTACGGTGTTCTGCCGTACGCGCACGGGCTCGGCATCGACGAGGAGGACGGTCTGCGGGTGTCCCTGCGGGGCGCGGTACGCGAGTCGGCCGTGACGGCACCCGTCGGTGAGGACGTGCTGCGGGTCGCGGTCTGCGCGGTGCCGCTGATGTCGAACTTCACCGATGTCGACGCGCTGGCGGCCGAACCGGGCGTGGTGGTGCGGTTCGTGGACCGTGCGGAGGAGCTCGTGGACGCCGATCTGGTCGTGGTCCCGGGCACCCGGGGGACGGTGCGGGCACTGGCGTGGCTGCGGGAGCGGGGTCTCGCGGACGCCCTGGCGCGGCGGGCGGCGGAGGGGCGCCCGGTGCTGGGCATCTGCGGCGGCTTCCAGGTGCTCGGCGAACGCATCGAGGACGACGTCGAGTCCAGGGCCGGTGAGGTCGAAGGGCTCGGGCTGCTGCCGGTTCGGGTGCGGTTCGCGCGGGAGAAGACGCTTGAGCGGCCCGTCGGCGAGGCACTCGGCGAGCACGTCGAGGGCTACGAGATCCATCACGGCGTCGCCGAGGTGACGGGCGGGGAACCCTTCCTGGACGGCTGCCGCGTCGGCACCGTGTGGGGGACGCACTGGCACGGGTCGCTGGAGAGCGACGCCTTCCGGCGCGCGTTCCTCCGGGAGGTGGCCGCGCAGGCGGGCCGGCGTTTCGTGCCCGCCCCCGACACGAGTTTCGGGGCGCTGCGGGAGGAACAGCTGGACCGGCTGGGCGACCTGATCGAAGAACACGCCGACACGGAGGCGCTGTTGCGGCTCATCGAGGGCGGGGCGCCGGCAGGGCTGCCGTTCGTGCCGCCGGGGGCGCCGTGA